The genomic region GGGAAAAACTCACGTCTTTACCAATAAAACTGCCACTAACACTACTAAATTTTATCTTTAATTGTATAAAAATCTTCTATTCCTACTGCGCTAGATTAATTTCTACTATctcgttattttattttttctacccCAGTCATTGTTGACACCATAAAATATTCACCTCCATTAGTAGAATTTGGAAATTCAGCCAACAAAGTGCCCAGAGTAGACTTGGCCCCCCAGGGTCCAATGCCCGGTGCATCTTCCATATCTTTAACATAAGCACCAAAAACCCGGACTTTGTAGTCGGAGGAACCTGATACTAAAACTTTATTATCAGGATGCCAATCTATGGCCGTTACAGTGGACCTTATCGGTCGTTTAATGTGCTTGGACAGCCACCAGTTGTTCTCTGACACGAAGTAACTGACTGATATCATTCTGTCGCCCGAGCCCACAGCAAATTTGTTCTCTGAAATGAAGAATTCGTCATTTCATGTATTCAATGATCTTTTTAGGGGCTGAAATTCTTCGAAATCCGTTCATCATGagataatttgtttattacattgtttattaaattatgTCAATGATGGGAGAATTTAAGAGAGTACAGACATTCTTTTGAGcgaattaaatgtgcaactaAAAGATAAAGAGATATTGATTGCATTATCGTTATATAAATCGTGCCgaatgtttaaataaatagagaaaaatagaGGCATACCTAGTGGTGACCATTTGACACAAACAGCAGCCCTTGTCATCCTCAGAACGACCCAGGCAGGTATCCACTTTCCTTTCTCATCCTGATTCCAGACGTAAGCATTTTTATCAGCTCCACAAGTAACAATCCTGTTGGTTTTTGGTGCCCAGTCTAGGCACATAACATTCATATCATGAGCCTCAAGCACCTCTGTTTGTTTCCATCCCGTACTCGAGCGTTTGTACACATGAACCTGATTGCTATTTGGACAAACCGCCACTTCtacaagaaaaattatcatcttcaacattttagaaaatccatTGCACATTGATTACTCTTCACTACTTTTTACACAgacaaatgaaattattcaaattcacaatatttttattgtaattacACCCTGATAAAAGCACATGTATACAATACACACACATGTAtgcaatatatatatatattgtttGCGGGTCAATGATTTAAACatgtttattttaaaaaatggaaatacaaACCAGTCCTGTCCTTGTTCCACGCATGACAAGTGATGATATCGAGCCCAAAATTATGCACTTCAGTCATAATTCCTCAGAGATGCCCTAAAAACTTACAAGAAGAATTTCGCCGAGATTTCGATATTTAAAAGATTATCCCCGATGAATCACTACGAGGAAATCACTTGGGTGCGGTCGAATGTGCTTGAAAACTCCAGAAAACTCAAATATATCTTGAAACCACTGGAAATTCGTGGACTCTGGTCAGTCTACACGAATTATCCAGCCGGTTAAAATGACCTGGTTGTTAACACCCCTCGTTTATACTTTATCCGGCAAAATGACGATGAGCTAAAGCCTAGATGACACTTTTGTTGCACGAAACTCGCCTGTGGGGGTTAGGAATACACGGGGCCACAAGTGAAGTGACAACCAAGGAGGCCCTCTTTTTTTCACCCCTCAATCTCTTCACTTTTGACCATTGGTAGCACTGAATACTGCGGAGAATACCAAAGTCACTGCACCAATGACAATGTGTGTGTGTTTCACCACTCACGGATTCGCCTCGTACCTCTTATATATCGCTGACGACATGACATTTGTCAAGTCCTTCggctagaataatttttattacatctTTCTCTTTGTTGTTGAGTAGTGCGTGATGCGGGGGAGTGAGTggattgattgattattgGAGATTCTGGTGCTGGTGGATTTATTTACGGAATTTTTGCCCGGCTTGGCAACGATATTTGCTGAAAACAGTCAACGTCTGGAAGGATTCATTAgtgatttgttattttttgttttttaacaaaaggggagacagagattTTTAATAGTTCTTCGAGATGAAACATGGTTATGTTCTGCAGGGTGCACCGATCTAACGACAATGGCACTGTCCCCGTCGGAGGTGAGTTACTTATTATGATTTTGTTCGGAAGCTGTCAGACAAATGTCTGCTATTTTGGAGATTGACGCCATTGATTGGATCTTTGGGGGTTGATGCActatatttattttgatgattAGGAGCATTATGGTTCAAGAGGTCAGGGAACGTCCTGAGGCCTATTGGCGGAATTAGAGGAAAAGATGCgaagttattttttcatcgttatcatgataattgatgaatttgacACAGTAGGGAAAACTTGGGCAATATGGCTACTtatgattttttggaaaatgttgATAGGTCATTGAAAAGTAAATGAAACATGATAATTTTCCTCTGTAAAGTAAGATTGCTTGTTTTTCAAATGAGCCTAGAGTGAGCTGACTTGATGAGTTTATCTTTGAGTTATGaactaaggaaaaaaaatcttaccttttttttctcaagttgTGTACAATGGCTTTCCACATTTACTAATTGAGAGAATCATTCCAAATTTTCCTCAATCCATTGAATCAGACGTGGGAATGGATTAATCCTCTACAGATATCTGCATTAGTTGTTTCCTGCAGTCCAGAAGAATTTTAAATACTTTTTACGAGAATGAAAAGTTGTGAAATAGTTTATCttaagtagagagagagagagagagagagaggaagaaaggttTTAAAACATCAATATGACTATAACACTGCAGACCTTTCCTTTCCCTTCAAGTCCAAATTTAACccattgagaataaaatagaaatcaacagagtgaaatttttattgatgattgAAGAAAAGTGTTTTCATTTTAAAgttattatatttttgtttatccgTCAGGAATATTTCTATCTTCTTCGGGAAACAGACACCATTaactggatttttttggatGAAGCTGCACAACATGCATGTACATATGTTCTCTACTGCAATATCCGTAGAAATTTCGGATATTTGAGATGTTACTTCGGAATACGCCGATAGTTTCCAATTTATATTGTTTGGACGTTGctgcaatattattttttactaaaGTTAAGGGGGTCGGAGtttacaaaaatatcactATTATTAAATCAACCAAAAGTTATCATCCACTAGGGGATTATTAAATTGTCATAAAAACTCTTGATAAAAATCTTAACAATgtgtttgtttttttcccATGGTGACTCAGCGTCGACTCCAAAAAGAGCTGATGGCTCTGATACGTGAGCCGCCTGAGGGTGTTCAGGTTGATGAGGACCTTGTCGGTCAGAACTTGACACAGTGGATCGTTCATATGGAGGGTGCCAAGGGCACACTCTACGAGGGGGAGAGATTTCAACTGCAGTTTAAATTCAGCTCCAAATATCCGTTTGATTCACCAGAAGTGACGTTCATCGGTGATAACATTCCTGTTCATCCTCATGTGTATAGTAATGGTCATATATGTCTGTCGATATTGACTGACGATTGGTCACCGGCGTTGTCAGTTCAGAGTGTGTGTCTCAGCATTGTCTCCATGCTGAGCTCTTGCAAGGAAAAGGTATGttctttcttttttgttttataaaataaattcgttcTTACACTCTTTTACGAAACTTTTCCCTGGTCCTTTTCATCTTTTGCTTACTGGATATTCATCATTTTGCAGAAAAGACCCCCTGACAATTCGTTTTACGTTAAAACttgtaataaaaatccaaagaaGACTAAATGGTGGTATCATGGTAAGTTTTAAATCATTATTCTCGACTACAGAATAGCACTTAgagaaatcaattttatttattatcaacgAGTCATCCGTTATCTCtccttattttatttatttactaatatttattttctttacttACAGATGATAGTGTTTAAATCAGGGTAGACGTGCCGCTGTGAaaacccataaaaattcttcaattgcATAATTACGAGTGGGAGGGGGGTAAATCATtaaattagttaattattctTTTCCTTTGTGTGGATATGACAAGATTACACTTGTATCATCGCAGTAGACAATTAAGTAAAACATTAAGTCGATGGCTGAAGAGATATACTATTGAAAATCTAATCAagaactaatttaaaaaattataatagtgATCGAAAGGAACCTCAGAACTATAAGCTAAGTTGTGAAGAATTGTGAATTTTAATCGATTGAAAAGCGTTGTATGAAGGAAGGGACTGGGTGTCGAATGAAGAGGCTAGCTGACGTTTATCAATATTACGCAAGTTATATTAGACAGCTGAAAAAGATCTCTCGTCATTAGATGACTAGGTATTCAAATGGggagtaataaaaaatagtaatcaacttctttttttcagtttattgattaaaaattcaagtctAAATATACTGCACAACGCGATCTAGAGACAGATATGAGAAAactgattaaaaaatcgattaatgTTGCAATTACATGTTCACTGGCTGATCAGCTGAAAAATAAAGTAACTGGAATATTTTATATGGAGCGTATTCATTGAATGTTTCAACGTTTacttttgcttttttttgtttttcttgttTGTACAAAAACGACAGAGTAagttatatattatttttcaagaataaatttataaacgcATTTATAGTGtttttccttgatttttcccagacaataaaatattagatTAGTGAAAAAGTTGTTTAAAATTTGCCAGTGATTGGAATATTCGTTGGATATTTCTTATAAAAAGTGgatacaaaaaataattgaatttgagTTTCGCGGGACCTAAGCCCTCCGTTGCCTAGTTACCACTTCAATTCTGAAAACTCACGAGCAATAGTTCGGACTCGCAATGGAGGAAGAGCAGAAAAACGAGAGTTCAAAATATggaatcattaattataaattgctCGAGGATTTGACCATTCTACAAGCACCGAAGGGCGAAGCTGGACGACTGTTTCGTGAAGATGGAGTTAAATTGGAGAAAGTCAAAGAATTGAGGATTGAATTTTTGAGTAGGTAGACGTGTGATGAACTTTTATATATAAACATGGTGAATTTGCTCTGCCATTGCTATTTCATTGATATATTTGATCATGGAGATCATTttgtaataataaaattatttgaaaaaatgaaattaaaatatctTAGAAAAAGTTTGATACAATAATTAAATGCTATCAAATTATTctgtagaatattttttgttgcacATTTCAAATCCAATGGTATTTTTACAACAATTTCCTATGGTTTTCGACTGATtccaaaaatgataattttcgtGGAACTTCAGATATTATTAGTCTAGAGCACTTGTGGCCGATGAAGAACATCAGGAAACTCACATTATCTCACAATTGCATTGAGAGAATTGAAAAACTGGAGGAACTCATCGAGCTGCGAGAGCTCGACCTCTCGTTCAACAGCATCAGTCTTATGGAAGGGTTGGGGCATTTGATTAATCTGGAAATACTGATATTGTCTGGAAATAATATCCAGAGGGTCGAGAGCATCGATAACCTCagcaatttaataattctcaGTTTGGCGAATAATCAAATAAACAGTTGGGACCATGTAAACAATTTACAAtcgttaaattttaaatttcacattcattaatttttcattaattactgCAATTCTTCCgcatttttgattattttacaTTTCAGTCAGGTTATTTTTTAGGTAATGTACTTGAGGAAATTTAAACAGCTTCGTAGTTTAAATGTACAGGGGAATCCCTGCATGCATCAGGACGGCTTTATTGATTATGTTATCGCTTTCATCCCGCAAATCGTTTATTTCTCATATCGAATGATTACTAAAGAGCAAAAGAAGAAATCTCGAGACATTCACCGGTAATATTTTGCGCATCCAATTGTTTTGATGACTGTAGATAGACACcactataaatttttatgttctCTGTTTCCATTCTGTTACTTTTTTGTGTCTCATGGCTTTTCATCGGTAAGTAACATGATAAATTCTTTGACTTTATATGAATTAGGCTTTCCATTGCAAAAACTGAAGAATGTGAAACTAATCTTCTGCATTCCGAGACCATAACTAAAgcgataaaagaaaaaaaagcaaagGAGTTTGCAGCCTTTGTTGAAACTCTGAACGaggatgaattattcaattcgtTGTTCGAACAGGACAAAGGTATATACATCCGCAGAGTTTTGCCTTTTTCCAGTTTtgataatagttatattttgAAACTCGATATTTCAGAAAACAGGTTGTTGAAGACAATAAATATAAGCATTAGAGATGcttatgaaaaatatagaaCAAAAATCAACGTATTATCCTGGGAAATATACGAATTTGGGGATAACAGAGAAGttgagagagcgacagaacttgcaatgtttaaaaaaacaatcgaaaaTGAACAGAATTTAGTGAAAACTACTGCGAGAAGGTgagtttttttacatttctcggaaacattaatttccattcaatagtttgattaattaatttactttgataataattgattttttatcttctGTCAATACGAAGGAATAAAAGTTCAATGTTTCAATAgagttttggaaaaaaaataacaaatttttcaCTTGGAAAAATGGATTTCTTTGCTCGTTCTAGATTAATGAACGAGATAGAAGATCGCAGAAACCAAATTCTggacgatttaaaaaatacatcaaTTCACACCTCCGACAATCATCCTGAAAATGAAACGTCTGAGAAACAATCTGACCCAGAAAATTCACTTTTGAGTATTGAACTGAGAGAAGCCCAAAAAACAATTGAAGAATTCAACCATTTCTTGTCCTCAAAGTGGACAAAATTAATGTACAATGAGATAGTGCTTCACGAACAGATGGAAGACATCCTAGAATCTTTCAAGAGCAATATGTCTCAAGCAATTGGTGAATTCCTTCACTTCACGAAGGAACTATTCCACCAAATGCAAAGTGCTGAGAAggattatcatcaaaatatcAACAGTATCATCGACTCGTTCCCTATGGATGTGAATTTAAACGAATTGGAAGACCCCGAAACCGTGAAAGCACTTATTGAGAATCCTGAAACTCTGAGTAACTGTCTAACCGCTTCTCATGAATTTCGCCTCGCTCTCATTGATTCTAGGAAAACGACGATGATCAAGCGCATTGAATCGTGGCTTCGGGATTTGATCGATCAACTTGAATCGTAAGTTCAGGTTTTCGTAGAAATGAAGCATAACGATGgaataaaatcaatggaattaatgttttttcttttagGCACGAAAACAGTCGACATCGATCTAGGATTTTGGAGATTTCTCACTTCCTGCAATTCCAAAGGGAATCGGTGGAAGATATCTTACAGATTTCGAAcgtaaatattgataaaaatttagaaattgaTGTCGCAGCTGCACTCGAGGAATAACTTCtccaaaaaatgataataaactAATTTGTTTCTATGCTCTTTTAATTAGAGTGAAAGTGAATTGCGGTATATTTAATAAAACgactttattttgtttttacatTTCAATATTAACCCCTAACAGTCTTTATACtgaagttgttattcgaacCAAATGGATTTAATTATCAGATACCATAACAATTTTCTCCCTGTTCTTTCACCAATGTACACAATAAAACATGACcattaaatgaatttatatAAAACTAAAGAATATTTCATGATTGGACGTCTACTGTTATTGCATTAGGTATTGTCATGAAGGATTACGAAATCATGATTTATTTAGCCTTTTTCTTCAGAGATTCGATGTACAAACCTAGATTAGTCTGAGTCTTCGGTTTTGTAACTTCGTCGATGAACATCGCTGTATCCGTTTCTCGATTTTTCACCAATCGTTGAACCATGGGCTCGcggaggatttttttggtcATGGCTCTAGCACTGGGAGCAATATGACGATAACAATCTATGTACTTTTCAGCGCTTGCCAGGGCGTCTTCTTTGTTACTCACTAATTCATCGACAAGACCACACTCCAACGCCTGCTGAGGAAGGAATAATTCTCCTCTGCATTCCGGAATCAAATAAGAAGTATAGATTAATAATCAGTTAACAAAATAACGCAATCGAGAAGACCTGACTTTTCTCTGCTTAAAATATATTGCTAAAACTTCCAACGATATTTGTACTTTATAATTTCTTTTCTTCATTGATGTTAAAAAGTCCCCTGAAAATCAGTTTACCCAACTatccatgaaattttaatgtttttacaTGATTGTACACAAACAGCGAATTTTTACCTCAGTAGAGCTAATTCTGCTCTTCTATACCCGATTGTTCTGATGTAACCCTCTTGGAACCAAAACGGCGCGATAATTCCAAGTCTCGTTTCATTCAACCCGATTGTGTGTTTACCATCAACGATAACGCGATATTCACAGGATTGGGCCAAAAGACAACCTCCAGCGGGACATGCACCcttaaataaaaacatttccaTTATGCTTTTCGTactgaaatgaaaatcaaccCTCCATGATCAATGACTTATTACATTAATTGCAGCAACTGTAGGAATCGGTAATTCGTTAAGCACGATCCAGGTATCTTGCAAATTGGTCCAGAATTCAGTGCATCTCTTGACTTCTGGCTTATACATCTCCATGATATCTAGACCAGCGCAGAATACTGTTGGCAGTGATGAGGTGAGAATGAGCCCTTTGCTTCCATCTTTTTTAAGATTTTCAAACGTTTCTTTTAATTCTCTTAGTATATCCAAATTCAAACTATTCACTGGCTGTCGGTTCATTGATACTGTCGTCACACCTATCCACGAAAAGGAAATAATTAAGTCGGAGAAGACTatagtcatttttatttggagagactgaggaaaaacaaaatcattgGTGAAACAAATTGAAACGCTCTTGTTTCAAAGCAAGAATAGCGAGCTTGATAAGCCTGGTATTGAATATTGAAGCGAGACCAAATCAATTCTTAAATCAACCGTAGACGATTTTTCATACCTGTCTTTTCATTTTGAGTGATATTTAAAAGTTTGCTGTTCGATGAATACAGTCGTGACAATATTCTCCAATCTGCCACTCTTATGGCTTTACGTACACAAGGAGTATTCATTGTTTAtccgtggaaaaaaaataccttaAAGAAAATATTACAAGAATCAGCAATTTGTTCAAATTCTCACAAAAGTTTGATAAAAGAGACATAAATGTCAAATATTACATCTTGTTTTGGATTAATAGTTCTTTCGGGTTTTCTTTG from Diachasmimorpha longicaudata isolate KC_UGA_2023 chromosome 1, iyDiaLong2, whole genome shotgun sequence harbors:
- the LOC135166518 gene encoding ubiquitin-conjugating enzyme E2 W isoform X1 is translated as MLLRNTPIVSNLYCLDVAAILFFTKRRLQKELMALIREPPEGVQVDEDLVGQNLTQWIVHMEGAKGTLYEGERFQLQFKFSSKYPFDSPEVTFIGDNIPVHPHVYSNGHICLSILTDDWSPALSVQSVCLSIVSMLSSCKEKKRPPDNSFYVKTCNKNPKKTKWWYHDDSV
- the LOC135166483 gene encoding enoyl-CoA delta isomerase 1, mitochondrial-like; translated protein: MNTPCVRKAIRVADWRILSRLYSSNSKLLNITQNEKTGVTTVSMNRQPVNSLNLDILRELKETFENLKKDGSKGLILTSSLPTVFCAGLDIMEMYKPEVKRCTEFWTNLQDTWIVLNELPIPTVAAINGACPAGGCLLAQSCEYRVIVDGKHTIGLNETRLGIIAPFWFQEGYIRTIGYRRAELALLRGELFLPQQALECGLVDELVSNKEDALASAEKYIDCYRHIAPSARAMTKKILREPMVQRLVKNRETDTAMFIDEVTKPKTQTNLGLYIESLKKKAK
- the LOC135166468 gene encoding actin-related protein 2/3 complex subunit 1A-A isoform X2 is translated as MTEVHNFGLDIITCHAWNKDRTEVAVCPNSNQVHVYKRSSTGWKQTEVLEAHDMNVMCLDWAPKTNRIVTCGADKNAYVWNQDEKGKWIPAWVVLRMTRAAVCVKWSPLENKFAVGSGDRMISVSYFVSENNWWLSKHIKRPIRSTVTAIDWHPDNKVLVSGSSDYKVRVFGAYVKDMEDAPGIGPWGAKSTLGTLLAEFPNSTNGGGWVHAVAFSPCGNKICWVAHNSSICVADATKGNAVMRLYTEHLPFLSCVWVGPNSIVAAGHSCMPMLYSLDANGQLHFVSKLDNSQKKEAAGISAMRKFQSLDRQARTENNDRALDSIHQNTINCVRRVSNNEFSTSGLDGQLVVWDLKSLENSMSGLKIV
- the LOC135166518 gene encoding ubiquitin-conjugating enzyme E2 W isoform X3, with protein sequence MKLHNMHRRLQKELMALIREPPEGVQVDEDLVGQNLTQWIVHMEGAKGTLYEGERFQLQFKFSSKYPFDSPEVTFIGDNIPVHPHVYSNGHICLSILTDDWSPALSVQSVCLSIVSMLSSCKEKKRPPDNSFYVKTCNKNPKKTKWWYHDDSV
- the LOC135166518 gene encoding ubiquitin-conjugating enzyme E2 W isoform X2 — translated: MALSPSERRLQKELMALIREPPEGVQVDEDLVGQNLTQWIVHMEGAKGTLYEGERFQLQFKFSSKYPFDSPEVTFIGDNIPVHPHVYSNGHICLSILTDDWSPALSVQSVCLSIVSMLSSCKEKKRPPDNSFYVKTCNKNPKKTKWWYHDDSV
- the LOC135166468 gene encoding actin-related protein 2/3 complex subunit 1A-A isoform X1 codes for the protein MTEVHNFGLDIITCHAWNKDRTEVAVCPNSNQVHVYKRSSTGWKQTEVLEAHDMNVMCLDWAPKTNRIVTCGADKNAYVWNQDEKGKWIPAWVVLRMTRAAVCVKWSPLENKFAVGSGDRMISVSYFVSENNWWLSKHIKRPIRSTVTAIDWHPDNKVLVSGSSDYKVRVFGAYVKDMEDAPGIGPWGAKSTLGTLLAEFPNSTNGVLLNFPFPGGWVHAVAFSPCGNKICWVAHNSSICVADATKGNAVMRLYTEHLPFLSCVWVGPNSIVAAGHSCMPMLYSLDANGQLHFVSKLDNSQKKEAAGISAMRKFQSLDRQARTENNDRALDSIHQNTINCVRRVSNNEFSTSGLDGQLVVWDLKSLENSMSGLKIV
- the LOC135166448 gene encoding dynein regulatory complex subunit 3-like; the encoded protein is MEEEQKNESSKYGIINYKLLEDLTILQAPKGEAGRLFREDGVKLEKVKELRIEFLNIISLEHLWPMKNIRKLTLSHNCIERIEKLEELIELRELDLSFNSISLMEGLGHLINLEILILSGNNIQRVESIDNLSNLIILSLANNQINSWDHVMYLRKFKQLRSLNVQGNPCMHQDGFIDYVIAFIPQIVYFSYRMITKEQKKKSRDIHRLSIAKTEECETNLLHSETITKAIKEKKAKEFAAFVETLNEDELFNSLFEQDKENRLLKTINISIRDAYEKYRTKINVLSWEIYEFGDNREVERATELAMFKKTIENEQNLVKTTARRLMNEIEDRRNQILDDLKNTSIHTSDNHPENETSEKQSDPENSLLSIELREAQKTIEEFNHFLSSKWTKLMYNEIVLHEQMEDILESFKSNMSQAIGEFLHFTKELFHQMQSAEKDYHQNINSIIDSFPMDVNLNELEDPETVKALIENPETLSNCLTASHEFRLALIDSRKTTMIKRIESWLRDLIDQLESHENSRHRSRILEISHFLQFQRESVEDILQISNVNIDKNLEIDVAAALEE